DNA from Geobacillus vulcani PSS1:
TTACGCCGGCTATTTAGTGTCGCGCGGAGAGGTTTCGTTCGTTGGGGCGGTGGCGGCGGGCGTGATCGGGGGGACAGTGGCCCAGCTGTTTTTGTATGGGATGGGCTACTATGGTGGAAGGCCATTTCTAGATCAGTACGGGAAATATGTATGGATCCAGAAAAAACATTTGGATGTGGCTGAACGCTGGTTTGCGAAATTTGGCCCTGGCGTCATTTTCAGCGCCCGGTTTATTCCCGTCGTCCGCCATGCGATTTCGATCCCCGCCGGCATTGCTCGGATGAAGTGGTTGCCGTTTACCATTTACACGGTGTTGGCCATCATTCCATGGTCCATCTTGTTTATATGGTTGGGAGAGCAGCTTGGCCAACGATGGCGGCAAATCGATGAGATGGCGGCGCCATATGTCCGACCGGCTATCGCAGCGGCGGTGGCGGTGGCGGCGATTTACATCGTTTGGCAACGACGGCGCCGCGCTGCAGACGGAGACGAATGCATGAAATAGTTGCCCGTCCGCATGCTGTCGGCTATATTTTATACATGAACCATCTTTTGGCTCAATTTTGATGAAAAATGAGGGACGACCGTGAAACGTTGGATTCTGATTGCGCTGCTATTCGCTGTGGGGCTATGGCTTGTGCCATACAGCGTGCCGCTTCTCTTCGCGCTTGCGACCGCGCTTTTGCTCGAGCCGTCCATCCGTCGATTGCAAGAAAACTATAAGCTGAAGCGGGCTCACGCCGTTACGGCGATTTTTTCATTGTTTATCATCATTCTTGGGCTTTCCCTTTATTTTCTAATCGTTATTTTTGTACAACAAGTGATGGCGCTCTCGCAAAAACTGCCTTACGTCTTAAGCGAAGCGACGAAAGTGCTCGACCGTTTCATTCAAACATGGCAGTCGTATTCCAGCTCCATTCCACAGGAAATCATCGACTCGCTTGAACGCGGCGTCAATACCGTCCAGCAAATGCTTTTGTCGTTTGCGACCAACTTGACGCAGTCGCTCGTCCATTATATTGCTGCCATTCCGGCGTTTTTGATTCATTTTTTAGTGTATTTGATCGCACTGTTTCTC
Protein-coding regions in this window:
- a CDS encoding DedA family protein; the encoded protein is MHEIVQSIFSFLTNLGYAGIALALMVEVIPSEVVLAYAGYLVSRGEVSFVGAVAAGVIGGTVAQLFLYGMGYYGGRPFLDQYGKYVWIQKKHLDVAERWFAKFGPGVIFSARFIPVVRHAISIPAGIARMKWLPFTIYTVLAIIPWSILFIWLGEQLGQRWRQIDEMAAPYVRPAIAAAVAVAAIYIVWQRRRRAADGDECMK